In one Brevibacillus composti genomic region, the following are encoded:
- a CDS encoding ATPase, whose translation MFKLGQRVVIVADSFEQGMPIGEYGYLIGRDRNPDSAFSWIVRIPKIDKQFAVVEDDIALEETLREQEAERIQKEALLDYALATRNEALFRQLMGIPDETVENGEPVKESMEEFIRKVNIKAWI comes from the coding sequence ATGTTCAAGCTTGGACAACGGGTCGTCATCGTTGCTGACTCCTTCGAACAAGGTATGCCGATCGGTGAGTACGGGTATCTGATAGGTCGAGATCGCAATCCGGACAGCGCTTTCTCCTGGATTGTGCGTATTCCCAAAATAGATAAGCAGTTTGCCGTGGTAGAGGATGACATCGCTCTGGAAGAGACCCTGAGGGAACAAGAAGCGGAGCGGATCCAGAAAGAGGCGCTGCTTGACTATGCATTGGCTACACGCAACGAAGCCCTGTTTCGTCAATTGATGGGGATTCCGGACGAAACGGTGGAAAATGGCGAACCTGTCAAGGAATCCATGGAAGAGTTTATCCGGAAAGTGAATATAAAAGCCTGGATTTAG
- a CDS encoding ABC transporter ATP-binding protein — translation MNQLLSTPAKIELRHVTHLYVSTSQAFMAVRDINLRVEEGEFICLVGPSGCGKTTILSLIAGLEKPTAGKVLIEGKPALGSSRQVGYMLQQDYLFNWRTIEENVFLGLDIQGIRNKETEAFALHLLEEMELADVRRSYPAQLSGGMRQRVALVRTLACQPDILLLDEPFSALDYQTKLKLEDLIFSALRRHKKTAILVTHDLSESIAMGDRIYILGRNPGRISSEIAVPDPIRHALPFDARNISGFQDLFHQVWKEMEVVSDAAKGS, via the coding sequence ATGAACCAGCTTCTTTCTACGCCGGCCAAGATTGAGCTACGCCACGTTACGCATCTCTATGTATCGACGTCCCAAGCGTTCATGGCGGTTAGGGACATCAACCTGCGCGTGGAGGAAGGCGAGTTCATCTGTCTGGTCGGCCCTAGTGGTTGTGGAAAAACCACGATTTTGTCCCTGATCGCTGGACTGGAGAAGCCCACGGCAGGAAAAGTGTTGATCGAGGGCAAACCCGCGCTGGGCAGCTCGCGCCAGGTGGGCTACATGCTGCAGCAGGATTATCTGTTCAATTGGCGGACGATTGAGGAAAATGTATTCCTCGGTCTGGATATCCAGGGCATCCGCAACAAAGAAACAGAGGCGTTCGCCCTGCATCTCCTCGAAGAAATGGAGCTGGCCGACGTGCGCCGCTCCTACCCCGCGCAGCTCTCCGGCGGCATGCGCCAACGGGTGGCGCTGGTGCGGACGCTTGCGTGCCAGCCCGACATCCTGCTCTTGGATGAACCTTTCTCGGCGCTTGATTACCAAACAAAGCTCAAACTGGAGGACCTGATCTTCTCCGCGCTGCGGCGTCATAAGAAAACAGCGATCCTGGTGACCCATGACCTCTCCGAATCGATCGCGATGGGAGACCGCATCTACATCCTGGGACGGAATCCCGGACGTATCAGCTCGGAGATAGCCGTGCCCGATCCGATCCGCCACGCCCTCCCCTTTGATGCCCGGAACATCAGCGGATTTCAGGATCTGTTCCATCAAGTCTGGAAAGAGATGGAGGTGGTTTCCGATGCAGCAAAAGGAAGTTGA
- a CDS encoding tetratricopeptide repeat protein gives MSEFVTFTNEFGQSVQLAREDFQKKIIPQSLDKFWDDKEKLRDFAMDLVRERFPEQAAVAADRLLELYGPIESALIFRAVVHMQAAEYEQAKKMLLDCLERFPSSGTACTNLAKVYALEGQEAKAFETLEAGLFRDPNQENGLNMYVESFLQFNKRDELKKRLEAFMAKEGAWRPQLHMARLALTEENLLKAMHWYKEAVERAPEKEEVIMTVTGELGQAGYVYQLIQICEQYWSPALSQYPFTGFNYANALLTTDQKEKAIAVLREMQQHLSEQYKPMVDHFLSRIPGADEVEASLKQTAVNQPSGEEEKKSKWKFWK, from the coding sequence ATGTCAGAATTCGTGACCTTTACCAATGAGTTTGGCCAGTCGGTTCAATTGGCGCGAGAGGATTTTCAAAAGAAGATCATCCCGCAAAGTCTCGACAAATTTTGGGATGACAAGGAGAAATTGCGCGACTTTGCGATGGACCTGGTGCGGGAGCGCTTTCCGGAGCAGGCGGCCGTGGCGGCAGACCGGCTGCTGGAGCTGTATGGCCCTATCGAGTCCGCGCTGATTTTCCGGGCGGTGGTCCATATGCAAGCGGCCGAGTATGAGCAGGCCAAAAAAATGCTGCTCGACTGCCTGGAGCGCTTCCCGTCTTCCGGTACCGCCTGTACCAATCTGGCCAAGGTGTACGCGCTGGAAGGGCAGGAGGCAAAAGCCTTCGAAACATTGGAAGCGGGCTTGTTTCGGGACCCCAATCAGGAAAACGGTCTGAATATGTACGTGGAGAGCTTTCTGCAGTTTAACAAGCGGGATGAGCTGAAGAAGCGTTTGGAGGCTTTCATGGCCAAGGAAGGCGCATGGCGGCCGCAGCTGCACATGGCCAGGCTCGCACTGACAGAGGAAAATCTGCTGAAAGCGATGCACTGGTACAAAGAGGCGGTCGAGCGGGCGCCGGAGAAGGAAGAAGTCATCATGACCGTGACCGGCGAACTGGGACAGGCGGGCTATGTGTACCAGCTGATTCAAATTTGCGAGCAGTACTGGTCCCCGGCCCTGAGCCAATACCCGTTTACCGGCTTCAACTATGCCAACGCGCTTTTGACCACCGACCAAAAGGAGAAAGCGATCGCCGTCCTGCGCGAGATGCAGCAGCATCTGTCCGAGCAGTACAAGCCGATGGTCGACCACTTCCTTTCGCGCATACCGGGTGCGGATGAGGTGGAGGCATCCCTAAAACAGACCGCCGTCAATCAGCCATCCGGTGAAGAAGAAAAGAAGAGCAAATGGAAGTTCTGGAAATAA
- a CDS encoding DUF2621 domain-containing protein, whose product MTQMSTGFSIFIVGWSIVLVGLMGIGGFFMFRKFLKSMPKQDGKSDLDWQDYYIEQTRSMWTEEGLQLLNELVDPVPQLFRDVARRTIAAKIGKLALDEKATVISMELIIKGYILATPKRDHKFLISHLQKKQIDYAPYEKYLHQEA is encoded by the coding sequence ATGACCCAAATGTCCACGGGCTTTTCCATCTTTATCGTCGGCTGGTCGATTGTCCTGGTAGGCTTGATGGGAATTGGCGGCTTCTTCATGTTTCGCAAATTCCTCAAGTCGATGCCCAAACAGGACGGCAAGTCTGACCTGGATTGGCAGGACTACTATATCGAGCAGACCCGCTCCATGTGGACGGAAGAAGGCCTTCAACTGTTAAACGAACTGGTGGATCCCGTCCCGCAGCTCTTTCGGGATGTGGCTCGCCGCACCATCGCGGCGAAGATCGGAAAGCTGGCTCTCGACGAAAAAGCAACCGTGATCAGCATGGAGCTGATCATCAAGGGATACATTCTGGCCACGCCCAAGCGGGATCATAAATTTCTGATCAGCCACCTGCAGAAAAAACAGATCGACTACGCCCCTTATGAAAAGTACCTCCATCAGGAAGCGTAA
- a CDS encoding gamma-glutamyl-gamma-aminobutyrate hydrolase family protein has product MSRKPVIGITGAYIKHNAFSEGVYVHHDYHRSVAAAGGLPIVLPYLSPEIALETAGLVDGIILSGGEDVDPLYYGEEPHLHLGYTNPERDDVEIALANYAVERQIPLLAICRGVQILNVARGGTLIQDIPSQVKDPLQHAQKAERSRDTHWVTIESGSWLAEIFGTEQIRVNSLHHQALKDVGDDLKVVARASDGIIEAVEYTGSSFAVGVQWHPESQAASDPLMRRLFAAFVDCAKRRK; this is encoded by the coding sequence ATGTCCAGAAAGCCCGTCATCGGTATTACCGGGGCCTATATCAAGCATAATGCCTTCTCGGAAGGAGTCTACGTCCACCATGACTATCACCGGTCGGTGGCAGCAGCAGGCGGACTCCCGATTGTTTTGCCTTATCTCAGTCCGGAGATTGCCCTGGAGACCGCGGGGCTTGTAGACGGAATCATCCTCAGCGGCGGCGAGGACGTCGATCCCTTGTACTATGGCGAGGAGCCGCATCTGCATCTGGGGTATACGAACCCGGAGAGGGACGATGTGGAGATCGCTCTCGCCAATTACGCCGTCGAACGCCAGATTCCCTTGCTGGCGATTTGCAGAGGGGTGCAGATCCTGAATGTAGCCCGAGGGGGCACACTGATCCAGGATATTCCCAGCCAGGTGAAAGACCCGCTTCAGCATGCGCAAAAAGCAGAGCGAAGCCGGGATACGCACTGGGTGACGATCGAGTCGGGCAGCTGGCTGGCCGAGATCTTCGGGACCGAGCAGATCAGAGTGAACAGCCTGCACCACCAGGCGCTGAAGGATGTGGGCGACGATCTGAAGGTAGTCGCCAGGGCGTCGGACGGCATTATTGAAGCCGTCGAGTATACCGGCTCCTCCTTTGCCGTGGGCGTCCAATGGCATCCGGAATCGCAGGCAGCCTCCGACCCATTGATGCGGAGACTTTTTGCTGCATTCGTGGACTGCGCCAAACGCCGAAAGTAG
- a CDS encoding sulfurtransferase — MQALVSAQWLHEHLEDPQILVVDCRYNLSEPSLGEEQYGEEHIPGALYFHLGRDLSGTKGEHGGRHPVPDVEQLASLFSRAGIDQDVTVIAYDDQDMSYAGRLWWLLRYAGHEKVAVLDGGLSAWKRAGYAVTKEVPVREPRTFVPQLQAHMLVDCQGVQTRDEQAALLDSRALERYRGEVEPLDPKAGHIPGALHYFYKENLTAEGCMRPSEELKRRFDDLEGKEIIVYCGSGVTACTNLLALHAAGRTDAKLYAGSWSDWVSYADNPVATGDE, encoded by the coding sequence ATGCAGGCATTGGTATCAGCGCAATGGCTTCACGAGCATTTGGAAGATCCTCAGATTCTGGTGGTAGATTGTCGGTATAACCTGAGCGAACCGTCTCTCGGCGAAGAGCAATACGGCGAGGAGCATATTCCCGGCGCTCTTTATTTTCATCTCGGCCGCGACCTTTCCGGAACGAAAGGAGAGCATGGCGGACGTCATCCCGTGCCTGACGTGGAGCAGCTCGCCTCCCTGTTCTCCCGCGCCGGCATCGATCAGGATGTGACGGTTATCGCCTATGACGACCAAGACATGTCCTACGCCGGACGCCTCTGGTGGCTGTTGCGCTATGCCGGCCATGAGAAGGTGGCCGTGCTCGACGGCGGTCTTTCCGCATGGAAGCGGGCCGGCTATGCAGTGACTAAGGAAGTGCCGGTGAGAGAGCCGCGCACGTTCGTACCGCAGTTGCAGGCACATATGCTCGTCGACTGTCAGGGCGTGCAAACCCGCGATGAGCAGGCAGCCTTGCTCGATTCTCGCGCGCTCGAGCGCTACCGCGGAGAGGTGGAGCCGCTCGATCCGAAGGCCGGCCACATCCCGGGCGCCCTCCATTATTTTTACAAAGAAAATCTCACGGCCGAGGGCTGCATGCGCCCCTCAGAAGAATTGAAACGCCGCTTCGATGACCTGGAAGGAAAAGAGATCATCGTCTATTGCGGCTCCGGAGTTACCGCCTGCACCAATCTGCTCGCGCTCCATGCAGCCGGACGGACGGATGCCAAATTATATGCCGGCAGTTGGAGTGACTGGGTCTCCTATGCAGACAACCCTGTCGCCACAGGTGACGAATAG
- a CDS encoding exodeoxyribonuclease III has protein sequence MKLVSWNVNGLRACLNKGFLDYFKEADADIFCIQETKLQEGQISLELGGEYLQFWNYAEKKGYSGTAVFTKRKPLQVRYGMEEDGEPEGRIITLEFERFYLVNVYTPNARRDLSRLDLRLEWEDRFRAYLKQLDGRKPVVVCGDLNVAHQEIDLKNAKSNMKNSGFTPQEREKMTTLLESGFLDTFRHFYPEQKDAYTWWSYMPKVRERNIGWRIDYFLASTRLAPCLIDARIDSEVMGSDHCPVILIMNERECESDEQV, from the coding sequence CAAAGAAGCCGACGCCGACATCTTCTGCATCCAGGAGACGAAGCTGCAGGAGGGTCAAATCTCCCTGGAGCTGGGCGGGGAGTACCTGCAATTTTGGAACTACGCGGAAAAGAAGGGCTATTCGGGGACGGCTGTTTTTACGAAAAGAAAGCCGCTCCAGGTTCGCTACGGCATGGAAGAGGATGGCGAACCGGAGGGCCGGATCATCACGCTTGAGTTCGAGCGCTTCTATCTGGTCAATGTCTATACGCCCAATGCCCGGCGTGATTTGTCCCGGCTGGATTTGCGGCTGGAGTGGGAAGACCGCTTCCGCGCGTATCTGAAGCAGCTGGACGGCCGCAAGCCGGTGGTCGTCTGCGGCGATCTCAATGTCGCCCATCAGGAAATCGACTTGAAAAATGCGAAATCCAACATGAAAAACTCCGGGTTCACGCCGCAGGAGCGGGAAAAGATGACGACGCTGCTGGAATCGGGCTTTCTCGATACCTTCCGCCACTTCTATCCCGAACAGAAGGATGCCTATACCTGGTGGTCCTACATGCCCAAGGTGAGGGAGCGGAATATCGGCTGGCGCATCGACTATTTTCTCGCTTCCACCCGTCTGGCTCCCTGCCTGATCGATGCCCGCATCGATTCCGAAGTGATGGGGAGCGATCATTGTCCGGTCATCCTGATCATGAACGAGAGAGAGTGCGAGTCGGACGAGCAGGTGTAG
- a CDS encoding DUF502 domain-containing protein encodes MKRLLRYFLNGLLVITPIVVSIYAVAYLVRLVDELGQKVFGLILPVIPFGAGLVLTLGVIILIGFISQHWLAQKLIRWIDALFNRFPVLKTLYNSVKETLQSFVGEKRSFSQVVMVQEPNGVRRIGFVTTEDLAFLGCPPDMIAVYIPHGMQVSGELKLFPRDSGQIEFLDVSVEDAMRFCLTAGIASKKEGNPEKREGEQLVQSETKGI; translated from the coding sequence ATGAAAAGGTTGCTTCGCTATTTTCTCAATGGTTTGCTCGTCATCACGCCGATCGTCGTCTCGATTTACGCGGTGGCCTATCTCGTCCGGCTGGTGGATGAACTGGGGCAAAAGGTGTTTGGCCTGATTCTCCCCGTCATTCCCTTTGGCGCCGGGCTGGTGCTGACGCTCGGCGTGATCATCCTGATCGGTTTTATCAGCCAGCACTGGCTCGCCCAAAAGCTGATCCGCTGGATAGATGCCCTGTTTAACCGCTTTCCGGTATTAAAGACCCTGTACAATTCTGTGAAGGAGACGCTGCAATCCTTTGTGGGTGAGAAGCGGAGCTTTTCCCAGGTGGTCATGGTGCAAGAGCCAAACGGCGTTCGGCGCATCGGCTTCGTGACGACGGAGGATCTGGCCTTTCTCGGCTGTCCCCCGGACATGATCGCGGTCTACATCCCGCACGGCATGCAGGTAAGCGGGGAATTGAAGCTGTTTCCCCGGGACAGCGGGCAAATTGAGTTTCTCGACGTCTCCGTAGAGGATGCGATGCGTTTTTGCCTGACAGCGGGGATCGCTTCCAAAAAGGAAGGAAATCCGGAAAAGCGGGAAGGAGAGCAGCTGGTCCAGTCGGAAACGAAAGGGATTTGA
- a CDS encoding DUF6157 family protein has translation MDWNYYDTFITVAPDCPADRAIVPPEKKNGKTKHGIEYDLIASAPYRYTQEELLYQVHIRHKGYTAEELSQRGEQLRAEFFQKPKPCLRASMLPKKFGWGIHFDHEGKIALYAVDSPEYERFVQGAYEQVKLLSAMRNKRAR, from the coding sequence ATGGATTGGAACTACTACGATACGTTTATCACCGTGGCGCCCGATTGCCCTGCGGACAGAGCCATCGTGCCTCCGGAGAAAAAGAACGGAAAGACCAAGCACGGCATCGAGTATGACTTGATCGCAAGCGCGCCCTACCGCTACACGCAGGAAGAGCTGCTCTACCAGGTGCACATCCGCCACAAAGGCTACACGGCAGAGGAGCTCAGCCAACGCGGAGAGCAGCTGCGAGCCGAATTCTTCCAGAAGCCCAAGCCCTGTCTGCGGGCATCGATGCTCCCGAAGAAATTCGGCTGGGGGATTCACTTCGATCACGAGGGAAAAATCGCACTGTACGCTGTCGATTCGCCCGAATACGAGCGTTTCGTCCAGGGCGCATACGAGCAGGTCAAGCTGCTTTCTGCCATGCGGAACAAAAGGGCTCGCTAA
- a CDS encoding ABC transporter permease, which yields MQQKEVEAIHRNHIKQKAKERYLILATQVAIFLCFVGIWEWLAQINAINVLIFSHPSKMWELFWTQLMDGRLLPHIGMTVWETVVGFLLGTILGTLLATLIWWSPFLSRVLDPYLVVLNSMPKVALGPVFIVFLGPGLLSIIAMGCAISVIITTIVIYTSFKEVNQNYIRVVRTLGGNKRQIFRLVILPSTIPAILSTLKVNVGLSWVGVIVGEFLVSKMGLGYLIIYGFQVFNFTLVMVSLAIIAVVATLMYQGVAFLERRLTSQFK from the coding sequence ATGCAGCAAAAGGAAGTTGAAGCGATCCACCGAAATCACATCAAACAAAAAGCAAAAGAACGATACCTGATTCTGGCAACCCAGGTCGCCATCTTTTTATGCTTCGTCGGCATCTGGGAATGGCTCGCGCAAATCAATGCGATCAATGTCTTGATCTTTAGCCACCCCTCGAAAATGTGGGAGCTCTTTTGGACGCAGCTGATGGACGGCAGACTCTTGCCCCATATCGGCATGACCGTCTGGGAGACCGTCGTCGGTTTTCTGCTGGGGACGATTCTCGGTACGCTCCTGGCCACTTTGATCTGGTGGTCGCCCTTTCTTTCCCGCGTGCTCGACCCCTATCTCGTCGTGCTGAACAGCATGCCCAAAGTAGCGCTGGGCCCCGTCTTTATCGTCTTCCTCGGACCGGGCCTGCTATCGATCATCGCGATGGGCTGCGCGATCTCCGTGATCATCACGACGATTGTCATCTACACCAGCTTCAAGGAAGTGAACCAGAATTACATCAGGGTCGTACGGACCCTGGGCGGCAACAAGCGGCAGATTTTCCGCCTGGTGATCCTGCCGTCTACGATCCCCGCCATCCTCTCCACCCTCAAGGTCAATGTGGGCCTCTCCTGGGTGGGAGTGATCGTAGGTGAATTCCTGGTCTCCAAAATGGGACTCGGCTACCTGATCATCTACGGCTTTCAAGTGTTTAACTTTACGCTGGTCATGGTATCCCTGGCGATCATCGCCGTCGTGGCTACGCTGATGTATCAGGGTGTGGCATTTCTGGAGCGGCGGTTGACCAGCCAGTTTAAATAG